GGAAGTTCCGAAAGACTGTCCAGAAGAGAAAGAAGGTTCTTTCCGAGTTCTGATCAGTCTAGACCAATTCATTCAAGAAATTGAGGTTGGGTTTTGGGATTTAAAATCATGGTACCAAGACGAAGATTTGGAGGGGATAAAAGGGGTTTGGTCAACATCCGNNNNNNNNNNNNNNNNNNNNNNNNNNNNNNNNNNNNNNNNNNNNNNNNNNNNNNNNNNNNNNNNNNNNNNNNNNNNNNNNNNNNNNNNNNNNNNNNNNNNNNNNNNNNNNNNNNNNNNNNNNCGGACCGGTCTAGGTGTCAGTTTGTGGATCCGAGGCTTGAGACAATGTCTGGGCTAAGTGGATAACAAGACTAGTCTAAGCACCCAGGTTATTGTGATTGTGTGAGTATTATATGTTGTTATGGTATGTACCTCTTGTTGGTACTGTTGTGTGAGAACCTCGAGGTGGTTCTAGTAGTAGTTTGCATGTCATTGCTTCCTCAATTGGTACCACTAAACCGGTCATGGTCCAGAAAGTTATGGGCTCGGTTTAACTTGGCTTGATCACAAAGGCAGAGTGTCACACGTGGATGTGACATCCCCTGGCGAGTCCGATAGAGGACCGGGGCACGGCGATTCAAATTGAGGACCGTGACCGGGCGATTCCCGAGCGCCTACGCCTGTGTGGTGTAATAGTGAAGGGATTGCCGGTGTCCCTTATGTGGAGGAAGAATGATTCTGCTGGGCCCTAGGAGTATATATATATGGTTGATTGATATGACACTCATAAAGAGTGTTTGATTTATTATGTTTTAAGGGTTTAGTGCTTAAATCGGTCATGCTTTATGATCTTGAATATTGATTGTTGAACTACCCGTCTTGCTTGTGTTTGGGGTGGGGTTTAGAATGACGGGTAGTTGTATATGCTAGATAGAGAACCCTGCCTCACTGAGTGAAACTAGTTCACTCATTCCTCACATCCTTTTGCAGGTGACCAGTAGAAAGGACCATAGCGCTCGCGGAACTGTAGTAGCTGGTGTAGATTGGACATCTTTTGCTAAAGACTCGTTTTCAAGATATATGAATGTATGTTTTACTTTCGGCTGCGTCCATGGACCCTATGTATAATATTTTTTTTACTTTCGGTTGCGTCCATGTACCATATGTATAATATTTTGGGCTTGTGAACTTCATGTTTATATATATGAAATAAAGTATTTTTTATATTCGTGACGTGTTGAATCTGATATTAGGTTAGTTCAACCTAACACAACTCTATGATTCGGTACAGGTTGCAAAGCCTCAGGCCAAAGATTAGAGGAAACGAGTTTTGAATGGATATTCTTGGTTACAGAATTATGTTTTGTGACTTGGAAAGTCTATTCTCAACCCGTCGTAACACTTCCAGACTTGGCAGAGGAAGGTCGTTCGGGCATGTTCTTGTTTGATTGTTACCCGGCTGACTGACCGATGTCTAAAATGGTTCGAGGGTGTTACAGAGGTGGTATCAGAGCATGGTTTAGATCATGCGGTCAATCACGTACTTTCTGTGTTTTATCGAGTCAAATGTGTCGCAAAAGATGTGTTAGGAAACCAGCAGAGTTTCGTTTTAATTAGTATTCTTAATAGAAAATTCCTTGTTCGTGGATTGCAGATGACAAGAAGAGGAATGAGTGAAGGAGGACAGGATTGGATGCTGGGTACATAAAGAGTCTCAAGAAGAAGAGGACCGGGATATGAATCCGAGGGAATGGTGCAAACACTGGTGCACACCAACCAAGGATCCAGTGAAGAAAATGTAGGAAGAAACAACAATCTGTTTGGACATGAACAAGAAATACCACGAGAAGAAAACTTTCCACCATACCGTACTGTAAGGGGAAGACAAGAAATAGGTGATAGCGATTCAAGTGGCCAAGGACCTAGACCAGGGAGGCGGAACAACCCGATTAAACCAGAGGTTCATGATCAACCACAACAAGGAGTAGGAATGGAGCACACTCTGATGATGCTTCATGATGTGATAGTGAGGTCACTGCAACAACCTCAGGTGCAACCTCAGCCACTTATGCCATCACAACCTACAGTGGCTACACCGATGTTACCGTTGATAACTGCCATGAAGAATATGAAGACACCACATTTTGAAGGCGGGACAGATCCATTTCAAGCCGACCAGTGGCTTCGAACTATGGAGAAAAACTTTGAGACCCTGACGAGTTCTGAAGAGTCTAAGAAAAAAATGGCAGTATATTACTTAGACAAAGACGCAGCAGAATGGTGGGAGAGTAGGGATCGCCAAGTGGGACATCTGGTCACCACTTGGGTGGCATTCAAACAAGAATTTGAACGCAAGTACTTCACTCCTGAATCCAAGCGAAGGCTTCAACGCCAGTTTGCAAACTTGGTACAAGGAGATAAGACGGTTAGAGAATATGAATCTGAATTTATGCGACTGCGACGACACGTGCTACGAGGACAAGATGATGAGGAGACCATGATATCCAACTTTCTGTTTGGTCTAAAACCAGAGTTGGAAAATAGACTGGCAGTCGGGAACTACGAGAGTCTCACCGAGCTAGTGGAAAAGGTTGTGAATGTGGAGATCGGATTGGAAGCTGAGAAGGCGGCAAGTAAGAAATTCAAGCAGCATCAAGAAGGTAAGTATGGTGGAAACCAAAGATCTTTTAATGGTAAAGATAAAGAAAAGGAATCGGGAGGGCCAACTCGACGATCTCTGTTCACAGGAAAATGCTTTAACTGTGGCAAGACAGGCCATAAGTCAAGTGAATGCTTCGGGACGAAACCTGGATCCTTTCAGTCAAACTCCTACAATCCTACATGTTTCACGTGGGGAAAGAAAGGTCACGTCTCTACCCAGTGCAGCGTCAACCGTCCTATCCCAGCTACGCCAATCACTGTCCATCCTCCTCCAGCTCCACATGCAATCGCACCAACGCCAAAAAGGCAAGCTATAGGAGGTAGAGTTTACGCTTTAGAACTAGATGATCCTAAACCTCCAGGCCCATCTACGGGTCCCATCACAGGTATTTGGGTTCTTTAGCCTTACTAATTTTACTTTGTGTTGTCTGACTGCTTGTCATGGATTGGTTAATTTCTATTGGATAATTATTATGTTGTTGATGTTGTGGCAGGAACTTTACATGTTGCGGGGAGTCCCACACATGTATTGTTCGACTCCGGGGCAACACATAGTTTTGCGACCCCTGAAGTAGCTGTCAAGTTTGTGGGTTCATTTGTGATTGACAGGATGGATGTGGCTGTAATGACTCCCGGAGACCAAACCCTCTAAGCAAGAGAATGCATCAGAAGAGTTCCTTTAGTCTTTTGCGAGAAGATGTTCTTGGCAGATTTTTTGGTGGTGCCCTTAAAGGGATATTAGGTTATTCTGGGCATGGATTGGTTATCAGGGTATCGGGCTCAATTAGATTGGGAAAAAAGTCGTATTTTGTTCAAGGAGAACGGGCAATGGCAAATAGTGTTCTATGGGATCAGTCCAAGCAAGTATGTGTCTTTAGTAGCTGCCTTGAGAGTGGAAGATTTGCTCAAGGATGGAGAAGCGTATCTGGTAACAGTAACTGCTAGTGAAGGACCCGCTAGCAATNNNNNNNNNNNNNNCATTGCAGTCGTACAAGAGTTTGAGGATGTGTTTGCGGCGTTAAAAGAGTTACCTCCACCGCATGACACCAGCAGAGTTAGCAGAGTTGAAGAAACAACTTGAAAATTTAATGGAGAAAGATTTCATAAGACCTAGCTCTTCACCATGGGGAGCTCCGGTCTTATTTGTCAAGAAGAAGGATGGTAGCATGCGACTTTGCATTGATTATCGAGGAATAAACAATATCACCATCAAAGATAAGTATCCTCTTCAGGATAGACGAGTTGTTGGATCAGCTAAGGGGAGCAAGTTGGTTTTCAAAGATCGACTTTGCGTCGGGCTATCATCAGATCCCAATATCAGAAGGTGATGTCATGAAGACTGCATTTAGAACTCGTTATGGACAATACGAGTTCGTAGTAATGCCTTTTGGCTTACTAACGCACCGCCGGCGACCTTCATGAGATTGATGAATGAAGTCTTCCACGATTATCTCGGCAAGTTCGTGATAATCTTCATCGATGACATTTTAATATATTCCAAGACAGAGGTCGAGCACAAAGCACACTTGAAGCTAGTGTTGGAACTGTTAAGAAACCAAAAGCTGTATGCCAAGTTCAGCAAGTGTTCTTTCTGGAAAAGAGAGATCGGGTTCTTGGGGCACCGTGTGTCTGGAGAAGGAGTTTCCGTAGATTCAGAAAAGGTGAAAGCCATCGAGGAATGGCAAAGACCATCAACGGTAATTGAGGTAAGAAGTTTCCTCGGGTTAGCCGGGCATTATCGAAAGTTCGTCAAGAAATTTTCATCGATCGCTAAGCCCCTGACAAAGTTGACTGGAAAAGGAGTTTCGTTCATCTGGGGAAAAGAAACAGAGGAAGCATTTCAGAGACTGAAGAAAGCTTTGACCACAACACCGGTATTGGCATTACCTGAACAAGGTAAACCTTACACTGTGTACGCAGATGCTTCTAGGGTTGGGTTGGGGTGTGTGTTGATGCAGGAAGGCAAAGTAATTGCTTATGCATCAAGGCAACTCAGAAAACATGAAGAGAACTACCCAACACACGATTTAGAAATGGCGGCAGTGGTTTTTGCGTTAAGGATTTGGCGATCTTACTTACATGGAGAAGTCGTGGAAGTATTCAGAGATCATAAGAGTCTCAAGTACTTGTTCACACAGCCTGATTTGAACCTCCGACAAAGGCGATGGATGGAGTTTGTGGCGGATTACGACCTGAAGATTCAATATCATTCAGACAAAGCTAATGTAGTCGCAGATGCATTAAGTCGTAGAAAGTTGACGTCCGATGTTGGAAAGGAAGTGGAAGCGTTATTGAATGAACTTAAGTTGATGACTTTATGGGCAATTGAAGGAGAGCCATGTGAGCCATTAGGCATGCATGCAGTAAACCAGGCTGGTTTACTCGCACGGATCAGACAGGAGCAACAACGTGATGAAAAGTTAAAGAGAATTATTGAGGAAGTCAAGAGTCAAGAAGGTCCAAACCCAAGTGGATATCATATGGCGCCAGATGGTACACTCTTACTTAATGGGATGATTTCAGTACCACAAGGAGAAGGGCTACGACATGAGATTTTGAAGTCGGCGCATCATTCGTCACTCAGTATCCACCCCGGGAGTACGAAAATGTATCGAGATATCCGAAGGTATTATCATTGGCCAGGAATGAAGAAATCAGTGGCGCGATGGGTGGCTCAATGTCAAACTTGTTAACAAGTGAAAGTCGAGCATCAGATTCCAGGAGGGTTGTTACAAAGCTTACCAGTACCTCAGTGGAAATAGGATTCCATATCCATGGATTTCATCACTGGGTTACCCCCGGCTCGAGGTTGATCAAATAACGCAATATGGGTGATTGTCGACAGACTGGCGAAGGTGGCGCACTTGTTACCTATGAAGGAAACCGATAAGGTAGAAGTATTGGCAGAGATGTATGTGGACCAAATTGTGAGGTTGCATGGTGTGCAAACATATATAGTCTCCGATCGAGATCCTAGATTCACCTTAAATTTTTGGAAGGCGTTACAAGAAGCAGTGGGAACTAAGTTATTCATAAGCACCGCGTATCATCCCGAGACGGACGGGCAAACCGAAAGAACCATTCACACCATAGAGGATATGTTACGGATGTGTATATTGGATTGGGCGGGAAGCTGGGAAAAACATTTACCATTAGTCGAATTCTCCTACAACAACAACTTTCATTCTAGCATAGGTATGGCACCATATGAGGCNNNNNNNNNNNNNNNNNNNNNNNNNNNNNNNNNNNNNNNNNNNNNNNNNNNNNNNNNNNNNNNNNNNNNNNNNNNNNNNNNNNNNNNNNNNNNNNNNNNNNNNNNNNNNNNNNNNNNNNNNNNNNNNNNNNNNNNNNNNNNNNNNNNNNNNNNNNNNNNNNNNNNNNNNNNNNNNNNNNNNNNNNNNNNNNNNNNNNNNNNNNNNNNNNNNNNNNNNNNNNNNNNNNNNNNNNNNNNNNNNNNNNNNNNNNNNNNNNNNNNNNNNNNNNNNNNNNNNNNNNNNNNNNNNNNNNNNNNNAAGATTGAAGAATCGAGAAATTCCTCAAGTCCAAGTTTTCTGGGGTAAACGGAACCGTGTAGTTGTGACCTGGGAGGATGAATCAAGATTCAAAGCGTTGCATCCAGAGTTCTTCCACGAAGATGTAGTAATGGAAGAAGGGGGATCACCGGATCCTTAGAGAATTCGGGGACGAATTCTAATAAGGGGACGAGAATGTAATACCCCGTCTTAAAAACAAAACCCTAATTTTGGTTTTATGGAATTTCTCGGGGAAGCCGAAGGCTCAGAAAATTTGTATCATGAAGGTTAAGGTTAGTCTGGGTTCTATTAAAAATATTTAGCTCATCAGAACGGGAGCGGAAAAATATTCTGGATTGATCGCGGGACGAAAATTCACTAGAAGGACCGAAATCGTGCAAATCGACCTAGAAGCTCGAGCTGGCTTGATCTAAGGGATCAGGACGTGGTGTCAACCAATTAACCTGCTGAGTTTCAACACAAGAAAGAGGTGTAGACGTGCATGAAGCAGTTCCATGCAGGTTGACACACAGAAGCACGAGGTGTCGCAATACCTGCGATATGCGCATGCGAACCGACATGCAGAGGCCCGTGTGTCGCGTTGCATGAACCCCAGACATGCTGAAGGGCAAGTGGACATGGAGGTGTCTTCTGGAATGGCTAGAGAGCATGCAACAGGGCATTTGGACGCCCATGTGTCGCCACGCATGCGACCGGAAGCATGCAGGACGACACACATGCAATCAGGTGGCTCATTCTTATTGGCCGGCAACTTCTATATATACCCAGCTAACCTGGTTCAATTTTACTCATTAAGACACACCAAGAACACTACAAAACGCGGCTTAGAGAGAGAGAGAGAGAGAGAGAGAGAGAGAGAAAGAAGTGAGGTGCTTTAGAAGTATAGACATTTTTCGAAGACCGATAAACTGCCGGGAAGTTTCGAAAGACTGTCCAGAAGAGAAAGAAGGTTCTTTCCGAGTTCTGATCAGTCCAGACCAATTCATTCAAGACATTGAGGTTGGATTTTGGGATTTAACATCACGGTAACAAGACGAAGATTTGGAGGGGATAAAAGAGGTTTGGTCAACATCTGGAATCAAAGAGTCGAGCCACATCGATTAATCACTATGAGTCATGGTTAATTGTTTGTTAACAAATTTTTAATGCAGGTTGCTGACATCGTAGACGGCTTCCGAGCTAGGATATTCGGACCGGTCTAGGTGTCAGTTTGTGGATCTGAGGCTTGAGACAATGTATGGGCTAAGTGGATAGCAAGACTAGTCTAAGCACCCGGGTTATTGTGATTGTGTGAGTATTATATGTTGTTATGGTATGTACCTCGTGTTGGTACTGTTGTGTGAGAACCTCGTGGTGGTTCTAGTAGTAGTTTGCAGGTCATTGCTTCCTCAAATGGTCCCTCTAAGCCGGTCGTGGTCCGGAAAGTGGTGGGCTCGGTTTAACTTGGCTTGATCACCAAGGCCGAGTGTCACACGTGAATGTGACAGCCCCCGGCGAGTCCGATAGAGGATCAGGGCACGGAGATTCCGATTGAGGACCGTGACCGGGCGATTCCCGAGCGCCTACGCCTGTGTGGTGTAATAGTGAAGGGATTGCCGGTGTCCCTTATGTGGAGGAAGAATGATTCTGTTGGGCCCTAGGAGTATATATATATGGTTGATTGATATGACACTCATAAAGAGTGTTTGATTTATTACGGTTTAATGGTTTATTGCTTAAATCGGTCATGCTTTATGATCTTGAATATTGATTGTTGAACTACTCGTCTTGCTTGTGTTTGGGGTGGGGTTTAGAATGACGGGTAGCTGTATATGCTAGATAGGGAACCCTGACTCACTGAGTAAAACTAGTTCACTCACTCCTCACATCCTTTTGCAGGTGTCCAGTAGAAAGGACCATAGCGCTCGCGAAACTGTAGGAGCTGGTGTAGAATGGATATCTTTTGCTAAAGACTCGTTTTCAAGATATAGGAATGTATGTTTTACTTTCGGCTGCGTCCATGGACCCTATGTATAATATTTTGGGCTTGTGAACTTCGTGTTTTATATATATGAAATAAAATATGTTTATAATCGTGACGTGTTGAATCTGATATTAGGGTAGTCCAACCTAACACAACTCTATGATTCGGTACGGGTTACAAAGCCTCAGGCCGAAGATTAGAGGAAACGAGTTTAAAATGGATATTCTAGGGTACAGAATTATGTTTTGTGACTTGGAAAGTCTATTCTCAACCCGTCGTAACACTTCCGAACTTGGCAGAGGAAGGTCGTTCGGGCATGTTCTTGTTTGATTGTTGTCCGGCTGACTGACCGATGTCTAAAATGGTTCGAGGGTGTTACATGTACGGTGTCCACTCCACAAGATGTGGCGCTTGCGGATGCTAATAGTGGAATCTCCATGTTCGACAAAGTTAGAGTACCTGTACAGTGGCCATATATACCGTCCTTACTACTAATTTTGTCTTAGCTTCTTAACCTTTCTGCATTTTTGTAATAGATCTTGGGACTTGTGGAGAACATTAGTTGCTTCGTTTTTTTCCACTGTAACGAAGCTTCTTTCATATTTGGGAAAGAAGGGGCATGGCAGATGGCTGCAAAGAAGGACTTGAAACTCATCGGTGAGGTAAATAATCTAAAGCCAAAACCGATGTTATAGTGTTGTACATTCTCTATGTGGCCTTACTAGATATAGTTTGTGTAGATTCCACTGGAAATGAAGATTAGAGAAGGGTCTGATGAAGGTGTTCGTGTGGTTGTTTCTTCTCCTGGTTCTGTAGTATCAAAAGCTTATGAAGATCTAGCTCAAAACGTGGTGAATAGGCTCAAGGAGCTACGTGATAATCCTGAGAATGAGATTCAGATGAAACTTAACGTTTTACACTCATCATAGACCAAGCCAAGCCATGAGAACAAGAGGCACTGTAAAACCAAGTTTTGTCAAGCTACTTCACCTTCTCAGACTACAGTACCAAATAGAAAATGTTTTGCAAAATCCTGAGAGAAGAATTTATCTGCAAAGGACAACAAAATAGAGATGCACTCTTTTGAACAGTGTAGAAGGCTTTCATTTATTAGACTGGGAAAGATGATGAATGTAATTTCAGAGATTTTTGTCAAAAAAGTAATAATAATCAATGTTGTTAAGATCAATTCACAATGTAAGATGAGATCACCAAATAATATCTTCATTATATTTTGCTTCATCTTGATTTTCATATTCAAGATCAGCTCCGCCATAGAATTCGTCCTCTCCTCCATTAGCTTCTTCAGTAATGTAATCCTTGTTCCAGACTAGTTTATCTTCTTCTGGTGCATCTTCTTCAGAACCCTCAGGTTCCAAAAGGCATTCTTATTCGCTGCTTTGCTGTGAATTTTTCATTTGGTCACCAACAACAACTGGTTCTCCAACTTAGTCATCTTTGGAGAGTTCATTCGCTGCTTTGCTGTGAATTTTTCATTTGGTCACCAACAACAACTGGTTCTCCAACTTAGTCATCTTTGGAGAGTTCTCCTACACAGAAGTGAATACACATAAGAGATTACACAAAGAAACAAGAGGCTAGATAATGTGACATATAACGCTAGAGAGACGGGGGTAAACTTACATCATCAAATAGCTTATCCAAGACATCCAAATTGATGTATGCACTAAGTCTCTGTACACAAGAAGACACAAGAAATTTAGCTACAGATGAAAAACTAAAGAAGATCCAAAGATATATCAAACTATAACAGTAAACGAGTTGGAGGAAGAGTAGCACTGACCTTTTTCTTTTCGCTTTCTGTATTGCTTAGGCTTATGGTTGCAGAAGTTTTTTACTAGGAGGAGCAGCAGTCTTACTAATAGGATATTTCTTTTTCACTGCTGTAGGTTTCCTCTGCATTACCTGATAATCGATAGAAAATGTAAGTATCATTAACAAGAACGTCAACATAACAGTCAGCAAAAATCAAGAAGATCAAAGACAGGATGAGAGAAAAAAATACCTTTTTGTACTCAGGGTTCATCATCTCCCACGCCATCTTCATCAGAAGGGATTCTTTTGTAGTATTCAGATAATCAGCAACCTGATGAGCAGCAATAAACCATAAAAAGTCAGAAAACAAGTATATAAACAAGGTTTTATCATGCATAAAACCGAACAATAGACACAGCAGAAAGTAGAAGACAAAACACAAAAGAATCAGTTTTGACTAAGTTTATATGGTCGGAGAACCAACGCGTGATGGGATTTACATGTGTAAAAATAGGTGTGGCTTGCCACATTCCCGGAACCAATTGTTGTGTTTACAGAGACGAGATTAGAGACTACGGGCATATGAAACACCGACGAAGATCATGGCTTCTCTCCGTTGAACCCTAAATCTCCATGGAAGAGAGCCATGACTCTACGGTGGAGAAAACAAGAAGAAAAATAAATTAGGGTATATGGGTGGCCACGTCTCCCTTTTGTCTATTTTAAATTTTTGTTTTTTTTTAATTTTTTTAATATTTTAACATTTAAAATCAATTACGAAAATTACAATTTATAATAATAATTCAAAATTAAGGGTAGTATAGTATTTACAGGAATTAAAATCCTAATTACTAAAACATTTTCTACAAATTCTATTGTGACAAATCAAAGTTCAAAGCGACCCATTTTTCCAAATTTTTCAAAAAAAATGTAAGATGTGGAAAACACTCACAGCACTTACCAATCACCCCCATAGTTACTGTGTTCATTGAGTATATTGTAACTAGTTATTAAGGTTTATACAACCTGAGTTCAATGTAAACGATGCAAATATAAATAACGACATAGCCCAAAACTTTGTGCAAAAGGACCCCATGACTGAAACCACTTGATAAATACGAGTCCAAAAGAATTCAAACTAACTCTAATATCTTGGTTTGTGGTATATGTTAAAAGGCTTAAGAGAACTGATTTAATTATCAATTTCATCAAAGTATGTTTACTTTTTCCCGCACACACGTACATTTAAAATTCCAGAGTTAAGCATGCTTGAGCCAGACAGTGATGATATGTGACCTAACGAAAAGTGATACGCGATATTGTGCGAATGAAGTCAAAACACGGAAAAAGATCATGTGGTGATTTCAGGGTCAATAAACAAGACTTTCGAACCTTCCAAAAAATTAACGCACCGCCCGTTAGATGTGAGAGCTCACGGGCTGAGCGAGCGTGCGTAGATTTGAGCGATCGGGACGTTATACTAACATTAATAAATGCTATCACCGCCAAGGTTGTAACACCCTAATATTTCGAGCAGAATTGTCATGTTATATCAAGTTCCCTGACCAAGTAATCCTTATCAACATCACCTCACACCAACTGAGCATCTAGATACAATTTGGATAGTCCGATCCATAATCCAATAATATTCTAGCATTTGTAAAAACAGTAAAATCATAAATTATATATCTAAGCTATTCATGGTATTTGTTTTTAAGTATGAATAGTAACGGAAAAAACCACACCGCAGTTAATAATACCAAAAATATATACGTTTTTTTTCCCGCAATTATTTCGATTGTCGGCATTCGGACTTTCAGGATATTTGGTTCATTGACTCTCTCTTTTGAACATTAACTTCTAATATTTTTTACCATAAAAAGTTTTATGAAATTTAGAGAAAACACACACAAAAATTGTTGGTACTTTATTGGAGTTTACTGAAACTGGAAAAAAAAAGGAATTTAGCGAAAGAGAATATTTTTTTTTGAGATTTGCCGTCAGAAAAAAGGGAAAATTACTATTGTTCTTAATAAAATAAGGGAATAAATAAGAGTAGAATAAATAAACATGAAAAAGAACACCACGTTACTCTGTGTTCCTTCCTTTTCTGCTTAACCTATTAAAAACTATATATAATATAATTAAACGCACCAAAGAAACTCTTCTCTCTCTAAAGCTTCTCGTCGTTCATCATCAGCCATGAAAATAAAGAAGAAAGGTCAAGTCCACCCATCTCCTCCTCTTCCATCATTTCCTTCTTCTTCATCCAAAGTAGACAACTGTCTCTCTGTCCTGAAGCTTCTCCCCGCTGTGATTCTCCTTCTCGTCTCCTCTCTCTCCCCCGAAGACAAGCAAGTCCTTGCTTACTTAATCACCCGTTCACTCAAAACCACCACCATCGCCGTATCCTCCGGAAGACGTAGAAGCTCTTGTAAGAAAGCTAGAACTCATCATAAAGCTCCGCGTTTCGATTGTGAATGTTTCGAATGCTACACGAGC
The DNA window shown above is from Brassica oleracea var. oleracea cultivar TO1000 chromosome C3, BOL, whole genome shotgun sequence and carries:
- the LOC106330850 gene encoding uncharacterized protein LOC106330850, translated to MVQTLVHTNQGSSEENVGRNNNLFGHEQEIPREENFPPYRTVRGRQEIGDSDSSGQGPRPGRRNNPIKPEVHDQPQQGVGMEHTLMMLHDVIVRSLQQPQVQPQPLMPSQPTVATPMLPLITAMKNMKTPHFEGGTDPFQADQWLRTMEKNFETLTSSEESKKKMAVYYLDKDAAEWWESRDRQVGHLVTTWVAFKQEFERKYFTPESKRRLQRQFANLVQGDKTVREYESEFMRLRRHVLRGQDDEETMISNFLFGLKPELENRLAVGNYESLTELVEKVVNVEIGLEAEKAASKKFKQHQEGKYGGNQRSFNGKDKEKESGGPTRRSLFTGKCFNCGKTGHKSSECFGTKPGSFQSNSYNPTCFTWGKKGHVSTQCSVNRPIPATPITVHPPPAPHAIAPTPKRQAIGGRVYALELDDPKPPGPSTGPITGTLHVAGSPTHVLFDSGATHSFATPEVAVKFVGSFVIDRMDVAVILGMDWLSGYRAQLDWEKSRILFKENGQWQIVFYGISPSKYVSLVAALRVEDLLKDGEAYLSYLHRMTPAELAELKKQLENLMEKDFIRPSSSPWGAPVLFVKKKDGSMRLCIDYRGINNITIKDKYPLQDRRVVGSAKGSNNAFWLTNAPPATFMRLMNEVFHDYLGKFVIIFIDDILIYSKTEVEHKAHLKLVLELLRNQKLYAKFSKCSFWKREIGFLGHRVSGEGVSVDSEKVKAIEEWQRPSTVIEVRSFLGLAGHYRKFVKKFSSIAKPLTKLTGKGVSFIWGKETEEAFQRLKKALTTTPVLALPEQGKPYTVYADASRVGLGCVLMQEGKVIAYASRQLRKHEENYPTHDLEMAAVVFALRIWRSYLHGEVVEVFRDHKSLKYLFTQPDLNLRQRRWMEFVADYDLKIQYHSDKANVVADALSRRKLTSDVGKEVEALLNELKLMTLWAIEGEPCEPLGMHAVNQAGLLARIRQEQQRDEKLKRIIEEVKSQEGPNPSGYHMAPDGTLLLNGMISVPQGEGLRHEILKSAHHSSLSIHPGSTKMYRDIRRLAKVAHLLPMKETDKVEVLAEMYVDQIRKVVRACSCLIVVRLTDRCLKWFEGVTCTVSTPQDVALADANSGISMFDKILGLVENISCFVFFHCNEASFIFGKEGAWQMAAKKDLKLIGEIPLEMKIREGSDEGVRVVVSSPGSVVSKAYEDLAQNVVNRLKELRDNPENEIQMKLNVLHSS